From Psychrobacillus sp. FSL K6-2836, a single genomic window includes:
- a CDS encoding rod shape-determining protein: protein MFGFGSRDLGIDLGTANTLVFIKGKGIVLREPSVVAKNVQNGAIVAVGNDAKNMIGRTPGSIVAIRPMKDGVIADFDTTSAMIEYYLKNAMKASGMSWSKPNVMICVPFGITSVEQRAVIDAAKQAGARDALTIEEPFAAAIGANLPVWEPTGSMVVDIGGGTTEVAVISLGGIVTSESVRVAGDSMDHAITAYIRKTYNLTIGERTAEAIKIEIGSARVSDQVEKMDIRGRDLVTGLPKTIEITSKEISNALRESISSIIDGVKKTLEQTPPELSADVMERGIMLTGGGALLKNLDKVISDQTNMPVFIAEDPLDCVAIGTGKALDHMNLLKRQQTKH from the coding sequence GTGTTTGGATTTGGATCAAGAGATTTAGGTATAGATTTAGGAACAGCGAATACGCTAGTTTTCATTAAAGGAAAAGGGATTGTACTTAGAGAGCCATCAGTTGTAGCGAAAAACGTACAAAACGGTGCTATTGTAGCGGTAGGGAACGATGCGAAAAATATGATCGGTCGTACGCCAGGCTCAATAGTTGCGATTCGTCCTATGAAGGATGGAGTTATCGCAGATTTTGATACAACTTCTGCAATGATTGAATATTATTTAAAAAATGCAATGAAAGCATCTGGAATGTCATGGAGCAAACCAAATGTCATGATTTGTGTGCCTTTTGGTATTACGTCTGTGGAGCAACGTGCGGTAATTGATGCTGCTAAGCAAGCAGGTGCACGTGATGCCCTAACGATAGAGGAGCCTTTTGCAGCTGCAATTGGTGCAAACTTACCTGTGTGGGAACCTACTGGTAGTATGGTCGTTGATATAGGTGGAGGAACTACTGAAGTTGCGGTTATATCATTAGGAGGCATCGTTACAAGTGAATCAGTCCGGGTTGCTGGGGATTCGATGGACCATGCTATTACTGCATATATCCGGAAAACATATAATTTAACGATTGGTGAACGTACAGCAGAAGCGATTAAAATTGAAATTGGCTCAGCGAGAGTGTCCGATCAAGTTGAAAAAATGGATATTCGTGGACGAGATCTAGTTACTGGATTGCCAAAAACAATTGAAATTACTTCAAAAGAAATTTCCAATGCGTTGCGTGAGTCAATTTCCTCCATTATTGATGGAGTGAAAAAGACATTAGAACAAACTCCACCTGAATTATCAGCGGACGTAATGGAGCGAGGCATCATGTTAACCGGCGGTGGTGCATTACTGAAAAACCTAGACAAAGTTATCAGTGATCAAACGAATATGCCTGTATTTATTGCAGAAGATCCTCTAGATTGTGTTGCAATTGGTACTGGGAAAGCGTTAGATCATATGAATCTATTGAAGCGTCAACAAACAAAACACTAA